The sequence AAGAAACGCTAAAGGCACACAAACCAAATGCCAGTCCCTTCTTAATCTCTATTTCGCAACGTCCGGTATGAGGATTGGCTGGAGAGACACTGTTTTGGAACATGACATAATTGCCGTTTAAGTGGACGTTCTGGCAATGAGGGCCGGCTTGTATTTGATAGGGCATGAGTAGGCCGGCTAACAAAAGAATTTTTTTCATTAAATTTACCCTGTTTATAGGTCTGGAAAATTGTTGATCAATGTGATTGTTATATGATTTTCAACCCCTTCTTAATAGGGATTCGGTCTTTGCCTTAGTGATGGGGCATACTTAATTGTCTAAAAGCAGATGTTTTTTATAAAGGCCTAAACCGCTTGAAATGACTGCTCCCGCTCGGCCTCATGATGCAATGAGCACTTAATATGCCATCAATGATTTCAAGGCTTTCGATGTGAGCAACAAACAATTTTATGGGTGAAATGGCGCATATTGCGTGCCCTGACGCAAATGAAAGGATAACTTTTGGGTAGCTTTCAGCGGAGCAATAAAGCAAAGGTGTTGCTCCGTCTAGGTTGCGGTTGGCGATAGCCAACCCAACATTTCAAGGCCATTACTTTAATTGTTGAATTGCGAAAAGCATGCAAGCCAATCTACGCTGAATTATACCTTTCGCACTTCAAATATCGGCAGTGCCTTAGGTGGAAACGGGTTGTTCGGCATAGAGCCTACGTGGATGGTTTTATGGCGTCCTTTGACGGGCACTCCGGTGCCGAATTTCGATCTACGATGGGTATATTAAAGTTTTGTGAAGGAAAAATGTCATGCAGTGTGCTGACGAAAACGCACCTTATCGTGTTGCCTTTGGATCAGTATGGGTCAGCTTTAAAACGCTTTTTTCATTGGACAAAATTTCTATTAATTCGCCCTGCAATTCCTGATTATTCCATGACTTGTTTAACCGACCGCTGTAGCTGAAGCGATCGGTATAAACAGGCTTCAAGGTGAATTCCAGCCATCGTCCGTTAATGCGGCCTTCGCCAGTTTCATACACTTTTTGCATGACAGGGTCGATGTGTTCAATGTTTACCTGACTGCCTTGCTGAACGATTTTCAGATAGTTGCCGCCATCAAAATACCAGTGTCCGGAAAAATCGGCAGGCAGCCAAAGTGCCCAAATGATGCCGGACATAAGCAAGAGTAAGGAGATAATGCCTGCTATTTTTTTACGGTTAAAACTTTTCCCATCGACTTGCTTTTGTTTCTCAAGGTTCTGGTCAAGAAGTGGATTGACCGATTCGATCAGTTTTTCTACATCGGCTGCCCACCTGCTATCGGTCAATTCGATCGCTTGCCGAAAAGCCAGCGCAGAAATACTCTCCGGTAAGTCGCTGGGCGCAGGCATGCGTGCACCTTTCACTAAAACAGGAATAATGTGAATATTGCGTTGCAGTGCCGTTTCAATTTCCAGGCGAACAAGATCCTGCGGATCATCAATCCTGCGGCGGCCTGACTCGTCCAGACACATAAGCCATTCTTTACCCATCATAACCAGCATGACGTTTGCGCTGTTCAGATTGTCATTGATGGTCATAAAAAAGTCCTGACCGGGTGAGATGTCGTCATAATCCCGGAATACCCATTCCTCACCCCATTCTTTCGCCAGCCTGTCCGCTAAACGCCCAGTGTATCCGGCGCTATCGTTACGGCGGTATGAAATAAAAACGATGCTCATCACTTGCTCCCCCAAAACAACCTTGACGTTGAATTCTCATTTTTGGTTTTGTAACGCGAATGCTTGTTTCGTTATTGCTTCATCTTTTTGGTGCCAGAAACGCAAGCGACAGTTCATCAACAAAGCGATGCCAGGTGTATCCAAGTCGCCAATGTCAAAAATTAAAAATGTCGCTTATGGCGATAGCATGATCAGGGCGATTGCCAAACAGGCTGCCAGAGTTTTTACCCGGAAATGTAATCATTTCCAGCTTCTTTACCTATAAACGCTGACTGAAATTGTTGAAGAAAAAATCGACGACAATAGTCTTTTCATTGTCTAAAGGACTGGTGAAATAATAAAAGCGGCGAACAACGCAGGTCAGATGTTCAGGTGAGTAATCCTGCTTGAACGGTGAGCGATATTAACCGGGATTTTCGCGCTATTGCTTTAAACAACCCTGTCCTGTGGTTCTTTGCCGCCGAAAAAATCGGCCAGATTGGCGAGGACGCGATTGCCCATTGCGGTTCTTGTGCTTAAGGTTGCGCTGCCCAGATGAGGTAGCAGGGTCACGTTATCCAGCGTTAAAAACCCTGGGTTGATATTCGGTTCGCCTTCGTAAACATCCAGTCCTGCACCGGCAATTTTGTGATGACGTAGTGCGTCAATCAGCGCTTGGCTGTCAACGACATCACCACGGGCCGAGTTAATCAGATGAGCCGAAGGTTTCATCAATTCGAGCGAATCGGCATTGATGAGATGTTTGGTTTCCGGACTGCCGGGGCAGTGCAAGGAAACATAATCGGCTGCTGCCAGCAATTCCGGCAAGGTTGCGCAGCGTTCAGCTTTTAATTCATCGACTACCGATTGATCGGCGGCGCGAGGGCTGAAATAAATGATTTTCATGCCAAAGCCATGGTGCGCCTTACGTGCCATCGCTATCGCGATGCGTCCGAAACCAATCAAACCCAATGTGGTGCCGGTGACATCGCTGCTCAGCATATGGGTTGGGCACCAGCCGGTCCATTGTCCTGCTCTGACCTGGCGGTCTCCCTCGGCGCCGCGCCGCGCGGACATCAATAATAAGGTCATGGCCAGATCGGCGGTGCTTTCAGTGAGAACGCCGGGTGTATTGGTGACTACGATGTTGTTGGCTTTGGCGGCCTGGATATCGATATGATTGAAACCCACGCCAA comes from Methylicorpusculum oleiharenae and encodes:
- a CDS encoding 2-hydroxyacid dehydrogenase; its protein translation is MSKPKVFVTRKWPSSVEEKLNALYDVTLNTDDRPLTADEFKAALQNYDAVCPSVCDAFPADVLNAADKRCKILGNFGVGFNHIDIQAAKANNIVVTNTPGVLTESTADLAMTLLLMSARRGAEGDRQVRAGQWTGWCPTHMLSSDVTGTTLGLIGFGRIAIAMARKAHHGFGMKIIYFSPRAADQSVVDELKAERCATLPELLAAADYVSLHCPGSPETKHLINADSLELMKPSAHLINSARGDVVDSQALIDALRHHKIAGAGLDVYEGEPNINPGFLTLDNVTLLPHLGSATLSTRTAMGNRVLANLADFFGGKEPQDRVV
- a CDS encoding toll/interleukin-1 receptor domain-containing protein; its protein translation is MSIVFISYRRNDSAGYTGRLADRLAKEWGEEWVFRDYDDISPGQDFFMTINDNLNSANVMLVMMGKEWLMCLDESGRRRIDDPQDLVRLEIETALQRNIHIIPVLVKGARMPAPSDLPESISALAFRQAIELTDSRWAADVEKLIESVNPLLDQNLEKQKQVDGKSFNRKKIAGIISLLLLMSGIIWALWLPADFSGHWYFDGGNYLKIVQQGSQVNIEHIDPVMQKVYETGEGRINGRWLEFTLKPVYTDRFSYSGRLNKSWNNQELQGELIEILSNEKSVLKLTHTDPKATR